In Gambusia affinis linkage group LG06, SWU_Gaff_1.0, whole genome shotgun sequence, one DNA window encodes the following:
- the LOC122832917 gene encoding claudin-3-like: MPSAGFELLGVTLALLGWISAIVSCALPMWRVSAFIGVNIVTALTIWEGIWMSCVVQSTGQMQCKVYDSMLALSADLQAARALTVISVVLGVLGLLMSVMGAKCTNCVDEEAAKARVMIASGGAFVLASLTQIIPVSWSAHAIITEFYSPAIPEAQKREIAASMSIGLELIGISLCILGWIIAIVGCALPMWRVTAFIGSNIVTAQIIWEGLWMSCVVQSTGQMQCKVYDSMLALSPDLQAARALTVISILLAILAVLVAIAGAKCTNCIEDEASKAKVIIVSGVLFIVSGAMQLIPVSWSAHTIIRDFYNPLLTDAQRRELGAALYVGWGAAALLVLGGGLLCCSCPPRETRYNSSRMAYSARSAGGPVLERKDYV, from the exons ATGCCATCAGCGGGATTTGAGCTGTTAGGCGTGACTCTGGCTCTGCTGGGATGGATCTCCGCCATCGTTTCCTGCGCCTTGCCCATGTGGAGAGTGTCGGCGTTCATCGGCGTGAACATCGTGACGGCGCTGACCATCTGGGAGGGCATCTGGATGAGCTGCGTGGTCCAGAGCACCGGCCAGATGCAGTGCAAGGTGTACGACTCCATGCTGGCTCTGAGCGCCGACCTTCAGGCCGCCCGCGCCCTCACTGTCATCTCCGTTGTGTTGGGGGTTCTGGGACTCCTGATGTCCGTCATGGGGGCAAAGTGCACCAACTGCGTGGACGAAGAGGCGGCTAAAGCGCGGGTGATGATCGCCTCCGGAGGGGCTTTCGTTCTGGCCTCCCTCACCCAGATAATCCCCGTGTCCTGGTCCGCTCACGCCATCATCACGGAGTTCTACAGTCCGGCCATACCAGAGGCCCAGAAGAGGGAGATCG CAGCCAGTATGTCTATAGGACTGGAGCTGATTGGCATCTCCCTGTGCATCCTGGGATGGATCATCGCCATCGTGGGGTGCGCCCTGCCCATGTGGCGGGTGACGGCGTTCATCGGCAGCAACATCGTGACGGCGCAGATCATCTGGGAGGGCCTGTGGATGAGCTGCGTGGTGCAGAGCACCGGCCAGATGCAGTGTAAGGTGTACGACTCCATGTTGGCGCTGTCACCGGACCTCCAGGCGGCCCGCGCTCTCACCGTCATCTCCATCCTGCTGGCCATTCTGGCCGTGCTGGTGGCCATCGCCGGGGCAAAGTGCACCAACTGCATCGAGGACGAGGCCTCCAAGGCCAAGGTGATCATCGTGTCCGGGGTGCTATTTATTGTTTCTGGCGCCATGCAGCTCATCCCCGTTTCCTGGTCGGCCCACACCATCATCAGGGACTTCTACAACCCGCTGCTGACCGACGCCCAGCGGCGGGAGCTGGGGGCGGCGCTGTACGTCGGCTGGGGCGCCGCCGCGCTCCTGGTTCTCGGAGGAGGACTTCTTTGCTGCTCCTGTCCGCCTCGGGAGACGAGGTACAACAGCTCCAGGATGGCGTACTCAGCCCGGTCCGCGGGCGGCCCGGTTTTAGAGAGAAAGGACTACGTATGA
- the LOC122832888 gene encoding THAP domain-containing protein 5-like, with protein MPKYCSVPKCRSDSGNSGERKSFYKFPLQDPARLQQWVRNMGRENWTPSRHQYICHEHFAPSCFKVRWGIRYLDADAVPTVFPDTEKRKASDDGERKPKRLRAQSFTVSGDGTTSDGTAADQTVRLLELVVAASPHGETDPMESSVGSLGVDPADGVGSGLNFPLTLYQTTDGPMSGAGAAELLMMSEGAAEDGQVELVNGITAAILSQGGVLVLNEAAPDPDLTSSAGEDVPQEVVAYFETVPNVLPGGTSAGIASLPDTVLSPALSSKPISSTLPIVSKHVPTPPPPPSLVLTLERLDEAEDGDAMTDTEETERDDQQLEEHCYHKNSLSKEQLEAIVAELQKKVKVLQQRHRRHLEKLLGLENTVSQLRQSNMLNEERLQLLERAYLQTSAAVSDAGETVAIIYGDDDAAYFYTPLSDDAGMALNVDGEIK; from the exons ATGCCGAAGTACTGCTCGGTTCCGAAGTGCAGGAGCGACTCCGGGAACAGCGGCGAGAGGAAGAGCTTTTACAA GTTCCCGCTCCAGGACCCGGCCCGGCTGCAGCAGTGGGTGAGGAACATGGGCCGGGAGAACTGGACTCCTTCCCGACACCAGTACATCTGCCACGAACATTTCGCCCCGTCGTGCTTCAAGGTGCGCTGGGGGATCCGCTACCTGGACGCCGACGCCGTGCCGACGGTCTTCCCGGATACCGAg AAACGGAAAGCGTCAGACGACGGCGAGAGGAAGCCGAAGCGCCTGAGAGCCCAGAGCTTCACCGTGTCGGGCGACGGGACAACGAGCGACGGAACGGCGGCCGACCAGACGGTCCGTCTGCTTGAGCTCGTCGTTGCCGCGTCGCCGCACGGAGAAACCGATCCGATGGAGTCGAGCGTGGGTTCTCTAGGAGTGGACCCGGCCGATGGAGTTGGATCGGGTTTGAACTTCCCATTGACTCTCTACCAGACGACTGACGGCCCGATGAGCGGTGCAGGCGCCGCGGAGCTGCTGATGATGTCAGAAGGCGCCGCAGAGGACGGCCAGGTGGAGCTGGTGAACGGAATCACGGCTGCCATCTTAAGCCAGGGCGGCGTGCTGGTCCTCAACGAGGCGGCGCCTGATCCGGACCTCACGTCCTCCGCAGGCGAAGACGTCCCGCAGGAAGTGGTGGCTTACTTTGAGACGGTCCCGAACGTTCTCCCCGGCGGGACGTCGGCCGGGATCGCCTCCCTCCCCGACACGGTGCTGTCGCCGGCTCTGAGCTCCAAGCCCATCTCATCCACTCTGCCCATCGTGTCCAAACACGTCCcaacgccgccgccgccgccatcACTCGTCCTCACGCTGGAGCGGCTGGACGAAGCGGAGGACGGGGACGCCATGACAGACACAGAGGAGACGGAGAGGGACgaccagcagctggaggagcacTG CTACCACAAGAACAGCCTGAGTAAGGAGCAGCTGGAGGCCATCGTGGCCGAGCTGCAGAAGAAGGTGAAGGTGCTGCAGCAGCGGCACCGCCGGCACCTGGAGAAGCTGCTGGGGCTGGAGAACACCGTGAGCCAGCTGAGGCAGAGCAACATGCTCAACGAGGagcggctgcagctgctggagagG GCGTATTTGCAGACGAGTGCAGCTGTGTCGGATGCCGGTGAGACTGTGGCCATCATCTACGGAGACGACGACGCTGCGTACTTTTACACTCCACTGAGCGACGATGCAGGGATGGCGTTGAATGTGGATGGGGAAATAAAATGA